GCGCTAAAAAAGGGTTCCTTATTCACATTCCTTCCGGACATCTTATAGATCGCCTGCCTGACGAATAGTTCGAATATCACAAGGGTCGATACAGGATTACCCGGCATACCAAAAATAACTGTTTTATCCGTTAAACCAAAGACCGTGGGCTTACCAGGTTTTATACAGACCTTATGAAATTCTATTTTCACTCCGCAATCTTTTAGAACATGAGGAACGAGATCAAAATCACCTACAGAGACTCCACCGGAAATTAATAACAGGTCATAATTAAGCCCCTCTTTTATCTTTTGGGATAAATCAACTTCTGAATCAGAGGCAATACCTAAGTATTCAGGAATGGCACCAGCGCTTTGAACCTGAGAAAAGAGGGAATAGCTATTGCTGTTTCGAATCTTTCCAAAAGACGGAATCTCATCTGGCTCCACCAATTCAGTGCCGGTAGCCAGAATAGCCACTTTCATTTGATTAAAGACGCGCACCCTCTTTTTCCCAACAGTAGCACATACAGATATATCAGCGGGTCCGAGAACGGTTCCCTTTTTCAAGACAACCTCTCCCTTTTTAACATCCTCACCTTGTCTTATGATATTTTCCCCTTTTTTTACTTGAGTCAGTATCTTAACCTTCTTCTCTCCCTTTTTGCTTTCCTCTGTTTTTTCAACCATCACCACACTATCAGCCCCTTCGGGAACAGGCGCACCGGTCATAATCTTCGAAACCACTCCAGGAACAACCTTTTTTGTCGGAACATATCCTGCAGGAATCTCTTCGATAACATCAAACTGACCAGGACAAAGCTCAGCAATAACAGCATATCCATCCATGGCTGATTTATCAAAAGGTGCTATATCCGTATCTGAAGTTATATCCTCTGCCAGTACTCTCCTCCTAGCTGACATCAAATCCACCTCTTCAATACCTTTTGTAGGATGTGCCTTTTCCATGACAATTCTCAATGCCTCATCAACAGAGATCATCTTCTCCTCTCCTCTATCCAGATATTAGAATTTGCTATATTAACATAAAAGCTTTTCAAGATGTAACCAATTTTTAATTTTTATTGGATTTTATTTTAGACCTGTTATATAGTTAAAAAATAATAATTTTAAAATCCCTTGTCGACTGTTTGAGAAATTTCTAGCTCATATTTTCTAGTTTAATAGCTTGTTAAGAGTTGTGCTTCACTGATAAACATCCTCTCAAGGTCTAATTCTTTATTTATAAACTTTTTTAAAGGTTAAAAAGACAATGAAAAATATAGACTTCATTTTAAAGAGAAGGAGTTGCAGAGATTTTTCAGGAGAACCCCTGAGAGAGGGAGATTTAGAAATACTTTTAGAGGCATTACGCAGGGCACCGTCAGCTGGTA
This is a stretch of genomic DNA from Nitrospinota bacterium. It encodes these proteins:
- the glp gene encoding gephyrin-like molybdotransferase Glp, coding for MISVDEALRIVMEKAHPTKGIEEVDLMSARRRVLAEDITSDTDIAPFDKSAMDGYAVIAELCPGQFDVIEEIPAGYVPTKKVVPGVVSKIMTGAPVPEGADSVVMVEKTEESKKGEKKVKILTQVKKGENIIRQGEDVKKGEVVLKKGTVLGPADISVCATVGKKRVRVFNQMKVAILATGTELVEPDEIPSFGKIRNSNSYSLFSQVQSAGAIPEYLGIASDSEVDLSQKIKEGLNYDLLLISGGVSVGDFDLVPHVLKDCGVKIEFHKVCIKPGKPTVFGLTDKTVIFGMPGNPVSTLVIFELFVRQAIYKMSGRNVNKEPFFSAILKEDFKRKKAERDQIIPVRLFFENEVLKALPIEYHGSAHILALSEANGLLRIPKDVFTLNKGDECQVRWLFH